A DNA window from Hydra vulgaris chromosome 13, alternate assembly HydraT2T_AEP contains the following coding sequences:
- the LOC136089543 gene encoding zinc finger BED domain-containing protein 5-like, translating into MSSASKKKIWQNSEEYLKFGFIPAVHDARLLFCLLCQQCLSNESMKPEILKKNYEKRATSKSLFTAHNGNINRTLEASYQISLLIAKYGKNHTIGEQLIKPSISAFVKTAFGKDDQDVKTMPLSNNTVSRRNDEMSKDVEIQLIVKLNLRLFSVQMDELTLRNSEAVLLTYVRYK; encoded by the coding sequence ATGAGTAGTGcaagcaagaaaaaaatttggcaGAACTCGGAAGagtatttaaaatttggtttcaTACCTGCTGTCCATGATGCACGGTTACTTTTTTGTCTATTATGCCAACAATGCTTGAGCAATGAATCAATGAAAccagaaattttaaagaaaaattatgaaaaaagagcAACATCAAAGTCTCTCTTTACTGCTCATAATGGTAATATTAATCGCACTCTTGAGGCTAGCTATCAAATTTCATTACTCATCGCTAAGTATGGGAAAAATCATACAATAGGAGAGCAGTTAATCAAGCCTTCAATATCAGCATTTGTTAAAACTGCTTTTGGAAAAGATGACCAAGACGTGAAAACCATGCCACTAAGTAACAATACTGTCAGCAGAAGAAATGACGAAATGAGTAAAGATGTTGAAATACAACTTAtcgtaaaattaaatttaagacttTTTTCCGTGCAAATGGACGAATTAACATTGAGAAACAGCGAAGCAGTATTACTTACATATGTCAGATATAAATGA